A genomic segment from Drosophila miranda strain MSH22 chromosome 3, D.miranda_PacBio2.1, whole genome shotgun sequence encodes:
- the LOC108159600 gene encoding pre-mRNA-splicing factor 38, with amino-acid sequence MANRTVKEAKNVHGTNPQYLIEKIIRSRIYDSKYWKEQCFALTAELLVDKAMELRFVGGVYGGNIKPTQFLCLTLKMLQIQPEKDIVVEFIKNEEFKYVRALGAFYLRLTGVALDCYKYLEPLYIDNRKLRRQNRAGQFEIVYMDEYIDELLRNDRVCDIILPRIQKRTILEENNEIEPKVSVLDEDLDDELPSEDEKPDEREANRTNENSASTVRRPRRARSKSKSRSRERDRRPAQNNNGRSRDYYDELEEFERQRNRTRNRDNQHEDRRQPAARQDRDRERQDRDRERQDRDRKPQNRDRERQDRDRMRERERYGERDRRERDNGSRHDQREREPRNERDRRRH; translated from the coding sequence ATGGCAAATCGGACAGTGAAGGAGGCCAAAAACGTGCATGGCACCAACCCGCAGTATCTCATCGAAAAGATCATACGTTCCCGCATCTACGACTCCAAGTACTGGAAGGAGCAATGTTTTGCCCTCACAGCCGAACTGCTCGTGGACAAAGCCATGGAGCTGCGATTCGTCGGCGGCGTTTATGGAGGAAACATAAAGCCGACGCAGTTCCTCTGCCTCACACTGAAGATGTTGCAGATTCAGCCGGAGAAGGACATTGTGGTGGAGTTCATCAAGAACGAGGAGTTTAAGTACGTCCGTGCATTGGGGGCGTTCTATCTGCGACTGACCGGAGTCGCCCTCGACTGTTACAAGTATCTGGAGCCCTTGTACATCGACAACCGCAAGCTGAGACGCCAAAACCGAGCCGGGCAGTTCGAAATTGTCTACATGGACGAGTACATAGATGAATTGCTGCGTAACGATCGCGTCTGCGACATTATACTGCCTAGAATACAGAAGCGAACCATTCTCGAGGAGAACAACGAGATTGAACCGAAGGTGTCCGTTCTGGATGAAGACTTGGACGACGAGCTACCCAGTGAGGATGAGAAGCCAGACGAGCGAGAAGCGAATCGGACAAACGAAAATTCTGCTTCAACTGTACGACGCCCGCGAAGAGCTCGCTCAAAATCCAAATCGCGCAGCAGGGAGCGGGACCGACGTCCTGCCCAAAACAACAATGGTCGTTCTCGAGATTACTACGATGAACTGGAGGAGTTTGAGCGGCAGCGCAATCGCACCCGCAACCGTGACAACCAGCACGAAGACCGCCGACAGCCAGCAGCACGTCAAGATCGGGATAGAGAACGACAGGATCGGGACAGAGAACGCCAGGACCGGGACAGAAAGCCCCAGAATCGGGACAGGGAGCGCCAGGATCGGGACAGAATGCGCGAGCGGGAGAGATATGGCGAAAGAGATAGACGGGAGCGAGATAATGGCTCCCGCCACGACCAGCGGGAGAGAGAGCCGCGAAACGAGCGCGACCGACGTCgccattaa
- the LOC108159604 gene encoding U6 snRNA-associated Sm-like protein LSm6 has product MSRKEALSQFINQIHGRPVAVKLNNGVDYRGVLACLDGYMNICLEQTEEYINGQLKNKYGDAFIRGNNVLYISTQKRRV; this is encoded by the exons ATGTCGCGCAAAGAAGCCCTCTCGCAGTTTATCAACCAGATCCATGGTCGCCCCGTGGCCGTGAAGCTGAACAACGGCGTGGACTATCGCG GTGTGCTGGCTTGCTTGGATGGCTATATGAACATTTGCCTGGAGCAGACGGAGGAGTACATAAATGGGCAGCTGAAAAACAAATACGGCGACGCATTCATCCGCGGCAACAACGTGCTCTACATATCCACGCAGAAACGGAGAGTTTAG
- the LOC108159602 gene encoding charged multivesicular body protein 4c isoform X1, which translates to MSFFGKMFGGKKEVAPTTGEAIQKLRETENMLIKKQEFLEAKIEDELSIARKNASKNKRELALQALKKKKRLEKQLQQIDGTLSTIEMQREALESANTNTAVLTTMKDAADALKNAHQHMDVDKVHDMMDDIAEQQDVAREISDAISNPVAFGADLDDEDLERELDELEQENFDKEIIGIPEPAPTLPEAPTEDLPEKAKEKKKATTTTTTTTAEVGDDDDPVMKQLLSWAN; encoded by the exons ATGAGTTTCTTTGGGAAAATGTTTGGTGGCAAGAAGGAGGTGGCCCCAACGACGGGGGAGGCAATACAGAAACTGAGGGAAACCGAAAACATGCTCATCAAGAAGCAGGAGTTTCTCGAGGCCAAAATCGAGGACGAGCTGAGTATTGCCCGAAAGAATGCatcaaaaaacaaaagag AAC TGGCCCTGCAAGCCCTCAAAAAGAAGAAGAGGCTGGAGAAACAACTGCAGCAGATTGATGGCACCCTGTCTACCATTGAGATGCAGCGCGAGGCCTTGGAGAGCGCCAATACGAACACTGCCGTCTTGACAACAATGAAGGATGCTGCGGATGCGCTCAAGAATGCCCACCAGCACAT GGATGTGGACAAGGTCCATGACATGATGGATGATATTGCCGAGCAGCAGGATGTGGCCCGGGAGATTTCCGATGCCATATCCAACCCAGTCGCCTTTGGGGCCGATCTGGATGACGAAGATCTCGAGCGGGAACTCGATGAGCTGGAACAGGAGAACTTTGATAAGGAAATCATTGGCATTCCCGAGCCAGCGCCCACATTGCCCGAGGCCCCAACAGAGGACTTGCCCGAGAAGGCCAAAGAGAAGAAAAAGGCCACAacgactacaactacaactacgGCTGAAGTTGGCGATGATG ATGATCCCGTCATGAAGCAACTTTTGTCCTGGGCCAACTAA
- the LOC117188388 gene encoding uncharacterized protein LOC117188388 gives MSLRRKEDYIPIKCEGWDGKFVYQDGAVNNVSKVRRHNQNVTNTNNFYGCNTEPIVLPTAWDGTFVKSGETRIKPERNRSDDQDYYDYNSDPTVLPTTWSGEFVTDPNDVRIKPERNFSDARDYAEASRFKLVQH, from the coding sequence ATGTCGTTACGCAGGAAAGAGGACTACATACCCATCAAGTGCGAGGGCTGGGACGGCAAGTTCGTCTATCAGGACGGAGCCGTCAACAATGTGTCCAAGGTCCGACGCCACAATCAGAATGtgaccaacaccaacaacttCTACGGCTGCAACACGGAGCCCATTGTCCTGCCCACCGCCTGGGATGGAACTTTCGTGAAGAGCGGCGAGACGCGCATTAAGCCCGAGCGCAATCGCTCCGACGATCAGGACTACTACGATTATAACTCGGATCCGACAGTGCTGCCGACGACATGGAGCGGCGAATTTGTCACCGATCCCAACGATGTGCGCATCAAGCCGGAGAGGAACTTTTCCGATGCCCGGGACTATGCCGAAGCGAGTCGCTTTAAGCTGGTCCAGCATTGA
- the LOC108160953 gene encoding L-lactate dehydrogenase B chain, translated as MMSILWMRRLLKSLDGFGNQLVRPASSFNKVMKPVDCFKPKPSFKITVVGSGQVGAAVAAFLLVRNLTKHLVILDVKYDLATAEALDFSHGSAFLGNPIVEACGDGNRTKNSDVIIITAGARPSGKTRSRLDVMHKTVVILKSVVPKLVELSPKAIFIIICNPADVMTFAVQRIGNLEKHRCFTTGCHLDTARFRYLIAKRLKVPTSAVNAYIIGEHGSSAVPVWSSVTVGGIRLSDVVKDLGTDKDQEKWSDLMDGILNAGVHVSKAKGYTNWAVALTTSDVVKCMVENTGQVCCVGTDVKGLYGLEDSVVLSVPCRVTASGISHILELPLNEDERKKLLKSADTLLEAQCSLKW; from the coding sequence ATGATGTCCATTTTGTGGATGCGCCGGCTGTTGAAAAGTTTGGATGGCTTCGGCAACCAGTTGGTACGTCCAGCCTCTTCATTTAACAAAGTGATGAAGCCGGTGGACTGTTTCAAGCCAAAGCCTTCGTTTAAAATAACCGTGGTTGGATCGGGCCAGGTCGGAGCGGCAGTTGCAGCATTTCTTTTGGTGCGTAACCTTACCAAGCATCTGGTGATCCTTGATGTGAAATACGACTTGGCCACGGCGGAAGCGTTGGATTTCTCACATGGGTCTGCCTTCCTGGGCAATCCGATTGTCGAAGCCTGTGGTGATGGAAATCGTACCAAGAATTCGGATGTTATCATTATTACAGCGGGAGCGAGGCCATCAGGCAAAACCCGATCTCGTCTGGACGTTATGCACAAAACGGTTGTGATTCTGAAGTCTGTAGTACCCAAGCTGGTTGAATTGAGCCCCAAGGCGATTTTTATTATCATCTGCAATCCAGCCGATGTTATGACCTTTGCTGTGCAGCGCATCGGAAACCTGGAGAAGCATCGTTGCTTCACTACCGGCTGCCACCTGGACACTGCCCGCTTTCGCTACCTAATCGCGAAGCGCCTTAAGGTTCCCACATCGGCAGTCAACGCCTATATAATAGGAGAGCATGGTAGTAGTGCTGTGCCCGTTTGGTCCAGTGTCACGGTAGGTGGGATTCGACTGAGCGACGTCGTGAAGGATTTGGGCACGGACAAGGACCAGGAGAAGTGGTCCGATCTCATGGATGGCATCCTCAATGCAGGTGTGCACGTTAGTAAGGCCAAGGGCTACACTAACTGGGCCGTGGCGCTGACTACCTCAGATGTTGTCAAATGCATGGTGGAGAATACCGGCCAAGTGTGCTGCGTGGGGACAGATGTGAAGGGACTCTACGGTCTAGAGGACAGTGTGGTACTCTCTGTACCTTGTCGAGTGACGGCCAGCGGAATTAGCCACATTTTGGAGCTGCCACTGAACGAAGATGAGCGTAAAAAGTTGTTGAAATCTGCTGATACTCTGCTGGAGGCCCAGTGCTCATTgaaatggtga
- the LOC108159602 gene encoding charged multivesicular body protein 4c isoform X2 — protein MSFFGKMFGGKKEVAPTTGEAIQKLRETENMLIKKQEFLEAKIEDELSIARKNASKNKRVALQALKKKKRLEKQLQQIDGTLSTIEMQREALESANTNTAVLTTMKDAADALKNAHQHMDVDKVHDMMDDIAEQQDVAREISDAISNPVAFGADLDDEDLERELDELEQENFDKEIIGIPEPAPTLPEAPTEDLPEKAKEKKKATTTTTTTTAEVGDDDDPVMKQLLSWAN, from the exons ATGAGTTTCTTTGGGAAAATGTTTGGTGGCAAGAAGGAGGTGGCCCCAACGACGGGGGAGGCAATACAGAAACTGAGGGAAACCGAAAACATGCTCATCAAGAAGCAGGAGTTTCTCGAGGCCAAAATCGAGGACGAGCTGAGTATTGCCCGAAAGAATGCatcaaaaaacaaaagag TGGCCCTGCAAGCCCTCAAAAAGAAGAAGAGGCTGGAGAAACAACTGCAGCAGATTGATGGCACCCTGTCTACCATTGAGATGCAGCGCGAGGCCTTGGAGAGCGCCAATACGAACACTGCCGTCTTGACAACAATGAAGGATGCTGCGGATGCGCTCAAGAATGCCCACCAGCACAT GGATGTGGACAAGGTCCATGACATGATGGATGATATTGCCGAGCAGCAGGATGTGGCCCGGGAGATTTCCGATGCCATATCCAACCCAGTCGCCTTTGGGGCCGATCTGGATGACGAAGATCTCGAGCGGGAACTCGATGAGCTGGAACAGGAGAACTTTGATAAGGAAATCATTGGCATTCCCGAGCCAGCGCCCACATTGCCCGAGGCCCCAACAGAGGACTTGCCCGAGAAGGCCAAAGAGAAGAAAAAGGCCACAacgactacaactacaactacgGCTGAAGTTGGCGATGATG ATGATCCCGTCATGAAGCAACTTTTGTCCTGGGCCAACTAA
- the LOC108159603 gene encoding uncharacterized protein LOC108159603, giving the protein MCKYVLIAALAVMCLQVPAVQATLHDLHEAFDFSNVDLVNFQYFKNLASQDPRTAATASPLLVHFQKKKAVLDYLDRLFFGNSPFQQASEIPFEPHFGRAWRPHYERKFGFRGERLIAALGSGYSVRQLRHFGAIPQEFGTPHYPS; this is encoded by the exons ATGTGCAAATACGTCTTAATTGCTGCACTGGCCGTAATG TGTCTGCAGGTGCCCGCCGTCCAAGCCACGCTGCACGACCTGCATGAGGCCTTTGATTTCTCGAACGTGGATCTGGTAAACTTTCAGTACTTCAAGAACCTGGCCTCACAAGATCCGCGCACTGCTGCCACCGCCAGTCCCCTTCTCGTGCATTTTCAGAAGAAGAAAGCCGTGCTGGACTACCTAGACCGCTTATTCTTCGGCAACTCACCCTTCCAGCAGGCCAGCGAGATCCCCTTCGAACCGCACTTTGGTCGCGCCTGGCGGCCACACTACGAGCGCAAGTTTGGTTTCCGCGGCGAACGCCTGATAGCCGCCCTGGGCTCAGGCTACTCCGTACGGCAGTTGCGCCACTTTGGAGCTATTCCCCAAGAGTTCGGCACGCCACACTATCCCAGTTGA